The Dyella caseinilytica genome has a window encoding:
- a CDS encoding DUF2884 family protein, with product MRIHRLFAAALLAAVSVGLHAQDLATVCRATSSYDLTIRPGQLIFDRPAPAPTQVVLSDGSLTTDGHAVALSDEDQDRLAVFQRDLLALVPRVKAVAQHGVDVTMQAVQQESGSLNLDADTRAELQNRLATHATELHQRIAASQSTHDWHGDVANQYANQVISDIGPLLASALGQQAVSAAISGDLQQAAALRDRASNLAAGFQPRLQRRLQVLRPEIQALCPDIQRLAELQEGIQASNGRPLHLVQIGQ from the coding sequence ATGCGCATCCATCGACTGTTTGCCGCCGCGCTGCTTGCTGCTGTCAGCGTTGGCCTGCATGCGCAGGACCTGGCCACCGTCTGCCGTGCCACCAGCAGCTACGACCTCACCATCCGACCTGGCCAGCTGATCTTCGATCGTCCCGCACCCGCGCCAACACAGGTGGTGCTGAGCGATGGCAGCTTGACCACCGACGGCCACGCCGTGGCCTTGAGCGACGAAGATCAGGATCGCCTGGCCGTGTTTCAGCGCGATCTGCTCGCGCTGGTGCCGCGCGTCAAAGCCGTTGCACAGCATGGCGTGGATGTGACCATGCAGGCTGTGCAGCAGGAGTCAGGTAGCCTGAATCTGGACGCCGATACCCGGGCGGAGCTGCAGAACCGTCTGGCCACCCATGCCACGGAGCTGCACCAGCGCATCGCCGCCAGCCAGAGCACGCATGACTGGCACGGCGATGTCGCTAATCAGTACGCCAACCAGGTGATCAGCGATATCGGCCCGCTGCTGGCCTCCGCGCTGGGCCAGCAGGCGGTAAGCGCCGCGATAAGCGGCGATCTGCAGCAGGCCGCGGCGCTGCGCGACCGCGCCAGCAATCTTGCTGCGGGTTTTCAACCTCGCCTGCAACGCCGTTTGCAGGTGCTGCGGCCGGAGATTCAGGCACTTTGCCCGGATATCCAGCGCCTCGCGGAGCTGCAGGAGGGCATTCAGGCCAGCAATGGGCGACCCTTGCACCTGGTGCAGATCGGTCAGTGA
- a CDS encoding peroxiredoxin, whose product MRRFLTVLAMISLVVFASVPALAGVKLGNPQVGQAAPGFHLQDQNGHWRTPVDYHGRWLVLYFYPKDFTPGCTTEVCAFRDSIVKLRQAGADVVGISLDDVKSHTEFAAKYHVPFPLLSDANRQVAINYGVLTSAVGIHFAKRTTFLIDPNGKIAKIYRDVDPEKNSAQVLSDLDTLKKAFH is encoded by the coding sequence ATGCGTCGTTTTTTGACCGTGCTTGCGATGATCAGCCTGGTGGTGTTCGCGTCGGTCCCCGCGCTTGCCGGGGTGAAACTGGGCAATCCGCAAGTCGGCCAGGCAGCCCCGGGCTTCCACCTGCAAGATCAGAACGGGCATTGGCGTACGCCGGTCGATTACCATGGACGCTGGCTGGTGCTGTACTTCTATCCGAAAGATTTCACTCCGGGATGCACGACCGAGGTATGTGCCTTCAGGGATTCCATCGTCAAGCTGCGCCAGGCCGGCGCCGACGTGGTGGGCATCAGTCTGGACGATGTGAAATCGCACACCGAATTTGCGGCGAAATACCATGTGCCGTTCCCCTTGCTGTCCGATGCCAACCGCCAGGTCGCCATCAACTACGGCGTGTTGACGTCGGCCGTGGGCATACATTTCGCCAAGCGCACCACCTTCCTGATCGATCCGAACGGCAAGATCGCCAAGATCTACCGTGACGTGGATCCGGAGAAAAATTCCGCTCAGGTACTGAGCGATCTCGACACGTTGAAGAAGGCTTTCCACTGA
- a CDS encoding universal stress protein, translating into MVKYSLVGYDSSDTSQRAFRFAMGLARCSGGRVRVVYVLQVVQGGADACSLMMTDESRNRSDELLEELRTIDPDTSQRVDLEITHGSPGDVLVNQVRQHPEIDHIVIGHTSRGTLGRWLLGSVSEDVLAGAHVPVTVVR; encoded by the coding sequence ATGGTCAAGTATTCGCTGGTTGGCTACGACAGTTCCGATACCTCGCAGCGAGCCTTCCGCTTTGCCATGGGGTTGGCGCGCTGCAGTGGTGGCCGTGTGCGCGTGGTGTATGTGCTTCAGGTGGTCCAGGGCGGCGCGGACGCCTGCTCCCTGATGATGACTGACGAATCCCGCAACCGCTCTGACGAGTTGCTCGAAGAATTGCGCACCATCGACCCCGATACCAGCCAGCGTGTGGATCTGGAGATCACCCACGGCAGCCCGGGCGACGTGCTGGTCAACCAGGTCCGGCAACATCCGGAAATCGACCATATCGTCATCGGCCATACCTCGCGGGGTACCTTGGGCCGCTGGCTGCTCGGCTCGGTTTCGGAGGATGTACTGGCCGGCGCCCACGTACCGGTGACCGTCGTCCGCTAA
- a CDS encoding ferritin-like domain-containing protein yields MDYSSALPWTLESLNFADIDLARVRHNQDLFLLLCSASFVESGSDLYTHNLIEHFDGDLELQAWLREHWEQEELQHGRALATYVRHVWPEFDWEAGFQAFWKDYGALCTNDQLEPSRGLELAARCVVETGTASLYRALNDIVDEPVLKQLTNNIKSDEVRHYKHFYQAFQRYRESERLGRYKVFRAILRRVNEIRNEDSDIALRHVFNQCYPQHKDNQAEFLKVAGPAQALLRRHIPAEMTVKMLLKPLDLPPRLQQTLEKPLAKISEKLFLQN; encoded by the coding sequence GTGGACTACAGCTCCGCCTTGCCTTGGACCCTGGAAAGTCTGAATTTCGCCGATATCGACCTCGCGCGCGTGCGACATAACCAGGATCTTTTCTTGCTGCTTTGCAGCGCTTCGTTCGTCGAAAGCGGCTCGGACCTGTATACGCATAACCTGATCGAACACTTCGATGGTGACCTGGAACTGCAGGCCTGGCTGCGCGAGCACTGGGAGCAAGAAGAACTGCAGCATGGCCGCGCCCTGGCAACCTATGTCCGCCATGTGTGGCCCGAGTTCGACTGGGAGGCCGGCTTCCAGGCGTTCTGGAAGGATTACGGCGCGCTGTGTACGAACGACCAGTTGGAACCCTCGCGCGGCCTGGAACTGGCTGCGCGCTGCGTAGTGGAAACCGGCACGGCAAGTCTGTATCGCGCGTTGAACGACATCGTCGACGAGCCGGTACTCAAGCAGTTGACCAACAACATCAAGAGCGACGAAGTTCGCCATTACAAGCACTTCTACCAGGCCTTCCAGCGCTATCGCGAAAGCGAACGACTGGGACGCTACAAGGTGTTCCGCGCGATCCTGCGGCGCGTCAACGAAATCCGCAACGAAGACAGCGACATCGCGCTGCGCCACGTGTTCAACCAGTGCTATCCGCAGCACAAGGACAACCAGGCGGAATTCCTGAAGGTGGCCGGCCCGGCCCAGGCGCTGCTGCGCCGACATATCCCGGCGGAGATGACGGTGAAGATGCTGCTCAAGCCGCTGGACCTGCCACCACGTCTGCAGCAGACGCTGGAAAAGCCGCTGGCGAAGATCAGCGAGAAGCTGTTTTTGCAGAATTGA
- a CDS encoding DUF6491 family protein, producing the protein MSTIRMVGAALLAVWMTACSNVPVAQRDQQRQQAYNAAAGAPIRSFRFMTRIWSWEPLSDSQLVVYTVPNTAYLLDVWTCPNLPWTQAIGLTSTLRSVSVNFDKVLTGRNYVPCTITKIRPINLAQLKIEQAAQREVDVQARDNGNGVAAPANGTSGNQ; encoded by the coding sequence ATGTCGACGATACGAATGGTGGGAGCCGCGCTGCTTGCGGTATGGATGACGGCCTGCTCCAACGTGCCTGTTGCGCAGCGCGATCAGCAACGCCAGCAAGCCTATAACGCCGCGGCGGGTGCGCCGATCCGCAGCTTCCGTTTCATGACCCGTATCTGGTCATGGGAGCCGCTGTCGGACTCGCAATTGGTGGTCTACACCGTGCCCAATACAGCGTATTTGCTGGATGTATGGACCTGCCCGAACCTGCCTTGGACTCAGGCTATTGGTCTGACTTCCACGCTCCGCTCAGTGTCGGTGAATTTCGACAAAGTGCTGACCGGACGAAACTATGTGCCGTGCACCATCACGAAGATCCGGCCGATCAATCTGGCACAGCTGAAGATCGAGCAGGCGGCGCAGCGCGAGGTGGATGTGCAGGCGCGTGATAACGGCAATGGTGTGGCAGCACCGGCGAATGGGACGAGCGGCAATCAGTAA
- a CDS encoding DUF6491 family protein, with protein sequence MSTMRVLTTMMWVGALAACASVPYAQRLQQRQQAYTAAAGAPVQSFRLVLNDIYSWEPLSDTELVVYTQPTRAYLLDLWPCSNLTFTNGIGLTSFANQVQVGFDKVFTGRGYIPCRIKQIRPVDLAQFKLEKESQRHIDSLQREADTSSKQPADTSNP encoded by the coding sequence ATGTCGACGATGCGCGTTCTGACGACAATGATGTGGGTGGGCGCGCTGGCGGCCTGTGCCAGCGTGCCGTACGCACAACGCTTGCAGCAGCGCCAGCAGGCCTATACAGCCGCGGCTGGTGCACCGGTGCAGAGCTTTCGGCTGGTTCTCAACGACATCTATTCGTGGGAACCGCTGAGTGATACCGAATTGGTGGTCTACACGCAGCCGACGCGTGCTTATCTGCTGGACCTGTGGCCTTGCAGCAACCTCACCTTCACCAACGGCATCGGGCTGACCTCCTTTGCCAACCAAGTACAGGTAGGGTTCGATAAAGTGTTTACCGGCCGTGGCTATATACCCTGCAGGATCAAGCAGATCCGGCCAGTGGATCTGGCGCAATTCAAGCTCGAGAAAGAATCGCAGCGCCACATCGACAGCCTGCAGCGCGAAGCTGACACCTCGTCAAAACAACCCGCAGATACCAGCAACCCGTGA
- a CDS encoding LytTR family DNA-binding domain-containing protein: MGKYQGFTFESFQRWRRSFELGAWPAFFAINTVFNGMVSVMDHPDVPRWEPWVWESSSAIVSLALMPALIYVSRRWPIRFETWQQNLPLHLFFTLPYSLIHVVGMMALRYVAYAIAGSHYDFDRWWKDFDYEYLKDIRSYFWIMAGIGLYRLWVMRFQGEARLLDEPEVGPPVEPVEQPERFLVRKLGKEFLLAAREIEWLQASGNYVNLHVRSRDYPLRATMAGIEARLDAQYFVRVHRSYVINLDFLVEIEPLETGDARLLMRDGVKIPCSRRYRAALRDRFGQSTAA, from the coding sequence ATGGGGAAATATCAAGGCTTCACCTTCGAAAGCTTTCAACGCTGGCGCCGCTCGTTTGAGCTGGGTGCATGGCCGGCGTTCTTTGCCATCAACACCGTTTTCAACGGGATGGTCTCCGTCATGGACCATCCGGACGTTCCACGGTGGGAACCCTGGGTATGGGAATCGAGCAGTGCCATCGTGAGTTTGGCCCTCATGCCTGCCTTGATCTATGTTTCGCGGCGCTGGCCCATACGTTTCGAGACCTGGCAACAGAACCTGCCGCTACATCTGTTTTTTACCCTGCCGTATAGCTTGATTCATGTCGTCGGCATGATGGCGCTGCGCTACGTTGCCTATGCCATCGCCGGGTCTCACTACGATTTCGACAGGTGGTGGAAGGATTTCGACTACGAATACCTCAAGGACATCCGCAGCTATTTCTGGATCATGGCCGGCATTGGCCTGTATCGGCTATGGGTGATGCGTTTTCAGGGCGAGGCGCGATTGCTGGATGAACCGGAGGTGGGGCCTCCGGTGGAACCAGTCGAACAACCCGAACGCTTCCTCGTGCGCAAGCTCGGCAAGGAATTCCTGCTCGCCGCACGCGAAATCGAATGGCTGCAGGCTTCGGGCAATTACGTCAATCTGCATGTGCGTAGCCGCGATTATCCGCTGCGCGCCACCATGGCCGGCATTGAGGCGCGGCTCGATGCGCAGTACTTCGTGCGGGTGCATCGCAGTTACGTGATCAACCTGGATTTCCTGGTCGAGATCGAGCCGCTGGAGACCGGCGACGCGCGGCTATTGATGCGCGATGGCGTGAAGATTCCCTGCAGCCGGCGCTATCGTGCGGCCTTGCGTGATCGTTTCGGGCAATCCACTGCCGCCTAG